A single genomic interval of Salinarchaeum sp. IM2453 harbors:
- a CDS encoding zinc-binding dehydrogenase codes for MKAVQLLEHSTSTDVLTYEDYQDPSPGPEEVLVDIKAAALNHLDIWTRRGLPMLDLEMPHIPGSDGAGIVTDVGDDVTRFDVGDHVAVSPGVSCGKCEFCRDGDPTLCDSYQILGEHRPGVHAESVVLPETNLVPVPDHVDWEVAGSSALVFQTAWRMLLTRGELDPGESALVLGASGGVGHAAVQIADHAGAEVFATASSEEKLEHAADCGADHLINYEEDDFASEIHERTDGRGVDMVVDHIGAETYKDSLKSLVKGGRVVTCGATTGGNPGAGLNRIFWNQLSVIGSTMGTPGEVDDVLELVWDGTFEPRIRDTLPMSEIQRAHEMIENRDGFGKVVVVPDSEYE; via the coding sequence ATGAAGGCTGTTCAACTGCTGGAGCATAGCACATCAACTGATGTACTCACATATGAGGACTACCAGGACCCATCTCCCGGCCCTGAAGAAGTTCTTGTCGACATCAAGGCCGCAGCTCTGAACCATCTAGATATTTGGACACGACGAGGCCTTCCGATGCTTGACTTGGAGATGCCGCATATTCCTGGCAGCGACGGTGCTGGTATCGTAACTGATGTTGGTGATGACGTAACCCGTTTTGATGTCGGGGATCACGTAGCTGTTAGTCCCGGTGTTTCCTGCGGCAAGTGTGAGTTTTGCCGTGATGGTGATCCAACGCTCTGTGATTCATATCAAATTCTTGGCGAGCATCGACCTGGCGTCCATGCAGAATCCGTTGTATTACCTGAAACCAATCTAGTCCCTGTCCCAGACCACGTTGATTGGGAAGTTGCTGGGTCATCAGCGCTGGTGTTTCAGACTGCTTGGCGTATGCTACTGACACGAGGTGAACTTGATCCCGGTGAATCGGCTCTTGTCTTGGGGGCGTCTGGTGGTGTCGGCCATGCTGCTGTACAAATCGCTGACCATGCTGGGGCCGAGGTGTTTGCAACAGCCTCATCTGAAGAGAAACTTGAGCACGCGGCAGACTGTGGGGCTGATCATCTCATCAATTACGAAGAAGATGACTTTGCAAGCGAAATCCATGAACGAACCGATGGCCGCGGCGTCGATATGGTTGTTGATCACATTGGAGCAGAAACATACAAAGACTCGCTAAAATCATTGGTCAAAGGCGGTCGTGTCGTCACATGTGGTGCAACAACTGGTGGGAACCCAGGTGCTGGTCTTAATCGTATTTTCTGGAATCAGCTGTCGGTTATCGGATCAACAATGGGTACTCCAGGCGAGGTCGATGATGTTCTAGAACTTGTCTGGGATGGAACCTTCGAACCACGAATCCGAGATACGCTGCCGATGAGTGAGATCCAGCGTGCACACGAAATGATCGAAAACCGTGACGGATTTGGAAAAGTCGTTGTTGTCCCGGATAGTGAGTACGAATAA
- a CDS encoding SRPBCC family protein, translating to MIEVSETIVLDHSREDVFEFLDDPHNHHQITPSLERVENIERLDNGGKRIDHTFKIGGIKLDGELVQTVHEPPERMVFDMRGQLEGEIRLDIKETEAGTEVTYSAGYDLPGNIIERLARPFVEKYNERELTTTLENLKTRLDSAEQPA from the coding sequence ATGATCGAAGTAAGCGAAACAATTGTTTTAGATCACTCTCGCGAAGACGTGTTTGAGTTTCTTGATGACCCGCATAATCATCACCAGATTACCCCAAGTCTGGAACGTGTTGAGAATATTGAACGGCTAGATAATGGCGGTAAACGTATTGATCATACATTCAAGATTGGTGGAATTAAATTGGACGGGGAGTTGGTACAGACTGTCCATGAGCCACCGGAGCGGATGGTCTTTGATATGCGGGGCCAACTTGAAGGTGAAATCCGGCTAGACATCAAAGAGACCGAAGCTGGAACTGAGGTAACGTATTCCGCTGGATATGACCTCCCCGGAAACATTATTGAACGACTTGCCCGACCGTTTGTCGAAAAATACAATGAACGGGAACTCACAACGACACTAGAAAACTTAAAAACGCGACTTGACTCTGCTGAACAACCGGCTTGA
- a CDS encoding oxaloacetate decarboxylase yields the protein MADTSPATQSLRNQIDSSEIAVMPGVYDALSAMLAEQAGFEAVFTSGFSISATKLGKPDIGLLTMSENIERIRSITNAISTPLVADMDTGYGNALNVRRSVNEAIDAGVAGIILEDQQWPKRCGHMREKSVVPATEHAQRIQAAADVRAESDTDIIIIGRTDAREPHDLDEALRRGHMYANAGADVIFVEAPQSRDELETIATEFDQPTFANMIEGGKTPYLPYNELASIGFDIVVYPLSALFAVTQTLADTFEQLQTTGTTTDRAAVEFDRFDEIINANMYREQEKRYGSLDEESFTDSQET from the coding sequence ATGGCAGATACATCACCAGCTACCCAGTCACTCCGTAATCAAATTGACTCCTCTGAGATTGCCGTCATGCCTGGAGTATATGATGCTCTATCAGCCATGTTGGCTGAACAAGCAGGATTTGAGGCAGTCTTCACATCTGGATTCAGTATCTCTGCAACTAAACTCGGTAAGCCAGACATCGGGCTGTTAACCATGTCGGAAAATATCGAACGCATTCGATCTATCACGAATGCTATTTCGACACCACTTGTTGCTGATATGGACACTGGATACGGAAATGCGCTCAACGTACGACGAAGCGTCAATGAAGCAATCGATGCTGGCGTTGCCGGAATCATTCTTGAAGATCAGCAATGGCCCAAGCGATGTGGACACATGCGTGAGAAAAGCGTTGTCCCAGCCACGGAACACGCACAACGTATTCAGGCTGCAGCAGATGTTCGCGCAGAGTCAGATACTGATATTATCATCATTGGTCGAACAGACGCTCGCGAGCCGCATGATCTCGATGAGGCACTTCGACGAGGTCATATGTATGCAAACGCTGGCGCAGATGTGATTTTTGTCGAAGCGCCTCAGTCGCGTGACGAACTTGAAACAATTGCCACTGAGTTCGATCAACCAACCTTTGCAAACATGATTGAAGGCGGGAAAACGCCGTACTTACCATATAATGAACTTGCATCAATTGGATTTGACATTGTTGTCTATCCGCTCTCTGCCCTATTTGCGGTCACACAGACACTTGCAGATACGTTCGAGCAACTCCAGACAACAGGCACAACAACGGATCGTGCTGCAGTTGAGTTTGATCGTTTTGATGAGATTATTAACGCTAACATGTATCGTGAACAAGAGAAAAGATATGGCTCACTTGATGAAGAATCATTTACTGATAGTCAAGAAACGTGA
- a CDS encoding thioredoxin family protein produces MAGESIQQLSKGDKAPPFTLKGTDNDHYTLDSFTDNEALLIIFTCNHCPYAKAKFDLLNEIATEHDEVAVVGINSNDAEEYPDDSFENMQELVENGTIQYDAYLFDETQDVAKQYGAVCTPDPFLFAIEDETPKLVYHGRLDDALSPQETPTQFEIHDAIDAVLNDEPVELEFKPSRGCTIKWKEDNEPDYWSEI; encoded by the coding sequence ATGGCAGGCGAATCTATTCAGCAGCTTTCGAAAGGCGACAAAGCCCCTCCGTTTACGCTCAAAGGAACAGACAACGATCATTACACCCTTGACTCGTTTACCGACAATGAGGCCCTGCTGATCATCTTTACCTGCAATCATTGTCCATACGCAAAAGCGAAGTTCGATCTGTTAAACGAGATTGCAACCGAGCATGATGAGGTTGCAGTCGTTGGCATCAATTCAAACGATGCTGAGGAGTACCCCGATGACTCATTTGAGAATATGCAGGAACTCGTGGAGAACGGTACGATTCAGTACGACGCATATCTATTTGATGAAACGCAAGATGTCGCCAAACAGTATGGAGCAGTTTGTACACCTGACCCGTTTTTATTTGCTATCGAAGATGAAACGCCAAAGCTCGTCTATCACGGTCGGCTTGATGATGCACTAAGTCCACAAGAAACGCCGACGCAGTTCGAAATTCATGATGCAATTGACGCTGTCCTCAACGATGAACCAGTTGAGTTAGAGTTCAAGCCGTCCCGTGGCTGTACAATTAAGTGGAAAGAAGACAACGAACCTGACTACTGGTCCGAGATCTAG